Proteins encoded in a region of the Stieleria neptunia genome:
- a CDS encoding nucleoside hydrolase: MSSVSAQQFERPVQLIFDTDIGNDCDDVMAVGVIHSLQSRGECELLAVTITKDNPLAAAFTDALNTFYGRGEIPIGVCDSGVTPEKGRFNVLAEQKDDGRLRYEHDLRSGEDALGAVDLLRQTLAAAEDQSVVIAQVGFSTNLANLLRSGPDQHSKLSGVDLVKQKVRLLSAMAGAFTKIPNNQGQLYDHREYNVVKDLESAKYLAENWPVPIVWSGYEIGLNLRYPHESIEKDFAYVDHHPVAEAYVLYNPPPHDRPTWDLTSVLHAVRPDRDYFDLSPPGNVTVDKDGLTTFQPADDGRDRYLILREGQKGRAIEALVALTSQPPSN, encoded by the coding sequence ATGTCCAGCGTGTCGGCCCAACAGTTCGAGCGTCCGGTCCAACTGATCTTTGACACCGATATCGGAAATGATTGCGACGACGTGATGGCGGTGGGCGTGATCCATTCGCTGCAGTCGCGTGGCGAGTGTGAATTGCTGGCCGTCACGATCACCAAAGACAACCCGTTGGCGGCCGCCTTCACCGACGCGCTCAACACGTTTTATGGGCGCGGCGAAATTCCCATCGGGGTTTGCGACAGTGGCGTGACCCCCGAAAAGGGCAGGTTCAACGTCTTGGCCGAACAAAAAGATGACGGCCGATTGCGTTACGAGCACGACCTCCGCTCCGGCGAGGACGCCCTAGGCGCGGTCGACCTGTTGCGGCAAACGTTGGCGGCAGCCGAGGATCAAAGCGTGGTGATCGCCCAAGTCGGTTTCTCAACCAACCTGGCAAACCTGCTGCGCAGCGGCCCGGACCAGCACAGCAAGCTGTCCGGCGTGGATCTGGTCAAGCAGAAGGTGCGTCTGTTGTCGGCGATGGCCGGCGCCTTCACCAAGATCCCCAACAACCAGGGTCAACTGTACGATCACCGTGAGTACAACGTCGTCAAGGATTTGGAAAGTGCCAAGTATTTGGCCGAAAACTGGCCGGTTCCGATCGTCTGGAGTGGATACGAAATCGGTTTGAATCTTCGCTACCCGCACGAGAGCATTGAAAAGGACTTTGCCTATGTCGATCACCATCCGGTCGCCGAAGCCTATGTGCTCTACAATCCCCCGCCGCATGATCGTCCGACTTGGGACCTGACGTCGGTGTTGCATGCGGTGCGACCGGACCGGGACTACTTTGATCTTTCACCGCCCGGAAACGTGACGGTCGACAAAGACGGGCTGACGACGTTCCAGCCGGCCGACGACGGTCGAGACCGTTATTTGATTCTGCGAGAGGGGCAAAAAGGCCGAGCCATCGAGGCGCTCGTCGCCCTGACCAGCCAACCGCCGTCGAACTAA
- a CDS encoding beta strand repeat-containing protein, with translation MVWQRMIQRLVRRKHRSDTETRSNKRRRVLRHESLVKRQLLAADIGAISGVAFTDLTGDGLTGDDPRLEGVTVELYRDTNANDTYDAGTDVLVDTVTTDTNADPVPGQYRFDDLSVDTYFVLQGAAPGDVDEPSAQLVEITADDADGETIVTIDDFTSGAQIATAVATQTVNQTVAAGNALGEHRDAQLTHTGAAGNTTFQVDTANQLMSLSTGGGATSEVTVEYDGDDGAFGLTVPPGFSPASSLAGGTAGGAVPTNTGIEIVGRGANQAESMIVTVITSATAGSEITIPIQQNATLQSIFVEFDDAGWGIIATEPGFSAPADFNDIIAIRAQAAITNADNDIFFSVVESRGPAPVTSNLQNTQLLTLGGTVFSDFGGGADTNDGELDGGETGVSGVTVDLYAEPVGGGAIDPSTQAAVATTVTDGNGDYSFAQLSAGNYVVVIPESELGAGQSLFGHVSSTGNDPAADPDDDVSDDDNGTLVAGVGIVTGEITLVAGAEPTDDGDSDSSTNLSVDFGVVPTIDLVITKTLDSAASTLQSGGEAFFDIAFQNDGPLDATTVVIDDVIPAGMTINQANSNFGSYTPTINGQNVSVAIGTLAAGANDTIRIAVDIDNGQTADLTNTATISGDQVETNDTNNSDDAVATLVTTDLAITKSDNTTGSVVAGEQFTYTITVTNNGPDTATGITATDDLPADLSFVSATFTTGSGTVTENPAGSGSLSISIDDLAASATAVIDVVVLVAADAGDTLDNTATVAGSPDTDSDPSNNSATETTPVVRNVDVAVTKTTTGTAVAGEQLTYTVEVTNNGPGVARGVEVVDTLDARLTFDSFDAGTSGVTVTENGQILTFDVGTLTSGQTETFTFVVDIASSATGTLNNQADITTTDVDTDATNDSDDVDVAITVDTDLVMTKVVDAATAVPGQDTLTYTFTISHDTDSVSDSGEVTFTDTLPAGLTGLTIDAPDATSSGFDTAQQTVTVVHDPIPVGETRTFTVTASVNDDATGSIVNTGSITVAGAETDTTNNSDTATTDVTPQFDVTLTKSAGDTTPDPGSNVTYTIDVTNSGPSTATNVVLTDDVPAGLTFVSGSIGGQAASLSGSTVTFPAVSLDENETLTATLVFTVGVDTSGTVTNTASVTADTGETDTTNNTATAEITATPQADLTVEKTVDDDIVQAGDTLVYTVTVTNDGVSTAFGSVATDTLPTGVTFVSGTDQDSNALSETNGVVTVDAGDLAPGASFSFTINATVDDTASGNLQNVVVVSTTTNESDDTNNTDSATTEVDPMIRSISGSVYFDRDNDGVRDADEVGIEGVQIRLTGTDSSGDAIAERTVLTDANGDYEFTQLGAGTYQVEEVQPDDFLTGQNTVGSGATATVVDDVFTDLELGIDEDATDFNFGERAQVLSKRRFLASS, from the coding sequence ATGGTCTGGCAACGAATGATTCAGCGACTGGTGCGTCGCAAGCATCGTTCAGATACCGAAACAAGAAGCAACAAGCGTCGTCGCGTGTTGCGGCACGAGTCATTGGTCAAACGCCAATTGCTGGCCGCCGATATCGGTGCAATCTCCGGTGTCGCGTTTACCGACCTGACCGGTGACGGTCTGACCGGCGATGACCCACGTTTGGAAGGCGTGACGGTCGAGCTCTATCGCGACACCAACGCGAACGACACGTACGATGCCGGAACCGACGTGTTGGTCGACACCGTGACGACCGACACGAATGCGGACCCTGTCCCGGGGCAGTATCGCTTTGATGACCTGTCGGTCGATACCTACTTTGTGCTCCAGGGCGCGGCGCCCGGTGATGTCGACGAGCCATCGGCTCAACTGGTCGAAATCACCGCCGATGACGCCGATGGCGAAACCATCGTGACGATCGACGATTTCACCAGCGGTGCGCAAATCGCGACAGCCGTCGCTACCCAGACGGTCAATCAAACGGTCGCCGCGGGGAACGCCTTGGGTGAACATCGCGACGCCCAACTGACCCACACCGGTGCTGCCGGCAATACGACGTTCCAAGTCGATACGGCCAACCAACTGATGAGTCTGAGCACCGGTGGCGGGGCGACGAGCGAAGTGACGGTCGAATACGACGGAGACGATGGAGCCTTCGGATTGACCGTGCCGCCCGGGTTTTCACCGGCCTCGTCGTTGGCAGGCGGAACGGCCGGTGGAGCCGTCCCCACCAACACCGGGATCGAAATCGTCGGTCGTGGGGCCAACCAAGCGGAATCGATGATCGTGACCGTCATCACGTCGGCAACCGCAGGGTCGGAGATCACCATTCCGATTCAGCAGAACGCGACGCTGCAGTCCATCTTTGTCGAATTCGACGATGCCGGTTGGGGAATCATCGCGACCGAACCCGGATTCAGCGCACCGGCCGATTTCAACGACATCATCGCGATCCGCGCTCAAGCCGCCATCACCAACGCCGATAACGACATCTTCTTTTCGGTTGTCGAATCGCGCGGCCCGGCCCCGGTCACCAGCAACCTGCAAAACACGCAACTGCTGACTCTCGGCGGTACCGTCTTCTCCGATTTTGGCGGTGGAGCGGACACCAACGACGGTGAACTCGACGGCGGCGAAACCGGAGTCTCCGGAGTCACCGTCGATCTCTACGCCGAACCCGTCGGCGGTGGCGCGATCGACCCGAGCACGCAGGCCGCAGTGGCAACCACAGTGACTGACGGCAACGGCGACTACTCCTTTGCCCAGCTCTCCGCCGGCAACTATGTCGTGGTCATCCCCGAGTCCGAATTGGGGGCCGGGCAATCCTTGTTCGGTCACGTCTCCAGCACCGGAAACGACCCGGCGGCGGATCCGGATGACGACGTCAGTGACGACGACAACGGAACCCTGGTCGCGGGCGTCGGAATCGTCACCGGCGAAATCACCTTGGTCGCCGGGGCCGAGCCCACCGATGACGGCGATTCCGATTCCAGCACCAACTTGTCGGTGGACTTCGGTGTCGTTCCGACGATCGATCTGGTGATCACCAAAACCCTCGATTCCGCCGCGTCGACGCTGCAAAGCGGTGGCGAGGCGTTCTTCGACATCGCCTTCCAAAACGACGGGCCCCTCGATGCCACCACCGTCGTGATTGACGACGTGATCCCTGCGGGCATGACCATCAATCAGGCCAATTCCAACTTCGGAAGCTACACGCCGACGATCAACGGCCAGAACGTGAGCGTCGCGATCGGCACACTGGCAGCCGGAGCGAACGACACGATTCGAATCGCCGTCGACATCGACAACGGGCAAACCGCGGACTTGACCAACACCGCGACGATCAGCGGCGATCAGGTCGAAACCAACGACACCAACAACTCCGATGATGCCGTGGCCACGTTGGTCACCACCGACCTGGCCATCACCAAGTCCGACAACACAACGGGATCGGTCGTCGCCGGGGAACAGTTCACCTACACCATCACGGTGACGAACAACGGTCCGGATACCGCGACCGGAATCACGGCAACGGATGATCTGCCGGCCGACCTGTCCTTCGTCAGTGCCACGTTCACCACCGGCAGCGGCACGGTGACCGAAAATCCCGCGGGTAGCGGCAGCCTGTCGATCAGCATCGATGATCTGGCCGCCTCCGCGACAGCGGTTATCGATGTCGTCGTGCTGGTCGCCGCTGACGCCGGTGACACGCTTGACAATACCGCCACCGTCGCCGGATCGCCCGACACCGATTCCGATCCGTCCAACAACAGCGCGACCGAAACCACGCCGGTAGTCCGCAACGTGGATGTCGCAGTCACCAAAACCACGACGGGGACCGCGGTTGCCGGCGAGCAGTTGACTTACACGGTCGAAGTCACCAACAACGGCCCGGGCGTCGCCCGAGGCGTCGAGGTCGTTGACACGCTGGATGCCCGTTTGACCTTCGATAGCTTTGATGCCGGAACATCGGGAGTGACGGTCACCGAGAACGGCCAGATCCTAACGTTTGATGTCGGCACGCTGACCAGCGGTCAAACCGAAACGTTTACCTTCGTCGTCGACATTGCCAGTTCCGCCACGGGCACGTTGAACAACCAAGCCGATATCACGACCACCGATGTCGACACCGACGCAACGAACGACAGTGACGACGTGGACGTGGCGATCACCGTCGACACCGATTTGGTGATGACCAAGGTTGTCGATGCCGCGACCGCGGTTCCCGGGCAGGATACGTTGACCTACACGTTCACGATCTCCCACGACACCGACAGCGTCAGCGATTCCGGCGAAGTCACCTTCACCGATACGCTGCCGGCCGGATTGACCGGGTTGACCATCGACGCGCCCGATGCCACCTCGTCCGGGTTCGACACGGCGCAGCAGACCGTGACCGTCGTGCACGACCCGATTCCCGTCGGGGAGACGCGAACGTTCACCGTCACCGCGTCGGTCAATGACGATGCCACGGGATCGATCGTCAACACCGGCAGCATCACCGTGGCCGGTGCGGAAACGGACACCACCAACAACAGCGACACGGCGACGACGGACGTGACGCCGCAATTCGACGTGACGCTGACCAAGTCCGCCGGAGACACGACGCCGGATCCGGGTAGCAACGTGACCTACACGATTGACGTGACCAATTCCGGCCCCAGTACCGCCACCAACGTGGTCCTGACCGATGACGTGCCGGCCGGATTGACCTTTGTCAGCGGCTCCATCGGCGGGCAAGCGGCATCGCTGTCGGGCAGCACCGTGACCTTCCCCGCGGTCTCGCTGGACGAAAACGAGACCTTGACGGCGACGTTGGTCTTTACCGTCGGCGTCGACACCAGCGGGACGGTGACCAATACTGCCAGCGTCACCGCCGACACGGGCGAGACGGACACGACCAATAACACGGCAACTGCCGAGATCACCGCGACGCCGCAGGCTGATTTGACGGTCGAGAAAACGGTCGATGATGACATCGTGCAAGCCGGAGACACCCTGGTTTACACCGTCACGGTGACCAACGACGGCGTGTCGACAGCGTTCGGCTCGGTCGCAACCGACACGCTTCCCACCGGCGTCACCTTCGTCAGCGGTACCGACCAAGACAGCAATGCGTTGTCGGAGACCAATGGCGTCGTGACCGTCGACGCCGGTGATCTCGCGCCCGGTGCGTCGTTCAGCTTCACCATCAATGCGACGGTCGATGACACGGCGAGTGGAAATCTGCAAAACGTCGTGGTTGTATCAACGACGACGAATGAATCGGACGATACCAACAATACCGATTCAGCAACGACGGAGGTCGACCCGATGATTCGGTCGATCAGCGGTTCGGTCTACTTTGATCGGGACAATGACGGCGTTCGTGATGCCGATGAAGTCGGCATCGAGGGTGTCCAGATTCGGCTGACCGGAACCGACAGCTCGGGCGACGCGATCGCAGAACGCACCGTGTTGACCGACGCAAACGGCGATTACGAATTCACGCAACTTGGGGCGGGAACCTATCAAGTCGAAGAGGTTCAGCCGGATGATTTCTTGACCGGCCAGAACACCGTCGGCAGCGGAGCGACCGCCACCGTCGTCGACGATGTCTTCACCGATCTGGAACTCGGAATCGATGAAGACGCCACCGACTTTAACTTTGGAGAACGAGCACAAGTGCTATCGAAACGACGCTTCCTCGCGTCCTCGTGA
- a CDS encoding putative 2-dehydropantoate 2-reductase, with protein MIKQSYAILGSGAVGGLYGAMLARAGHDVHFLLHSDYEHVRRHGWNIESHWGDFDLPTVNAHASIDTVPACDVTLVGLKTVNNHLLPSLLAKPTSQGGVALILQNGLGVERDVAELLGDQRVFGGCCFLCSNKVGPGHIRHIDYGRIVFGPYQNSPETLSKAEQICGEMTAAGIEVQTSDDLNMVRWRKLMWNIPFNGLSVALDASTDKLIGNETSVQLIRDIITEVHRAAIACGASIDSTWIEKTIDHTRTMKPYDSSMRLDYLAGRTMELQRILKTPIDTANAAGVAMPKVEMLYQMLSFMESARQADDHSEA; from the coding sequence ATGATCAAACAAAGCTATGCGATTCTCGGGTCCGGCGCCGTCGGAGGCCTGTACGGTGCGATGCTTGCCCGGGCCGGGCACGACGTTCACTTTCTGTTGCACTCCGACTACGAGCATGTCCGCCGACACGGATGGAACATCGAAAGCCACTGGGGCGATTTTGATTTGCCCACGGTCAACGCACACGCGTCGATCGACACCGTACCGGCCTGTGACGTCACGTTGGTCGGTTTAAAGACCGTCAACAACCATCTGCTGCCATCACTGCTTGCCAAGCCGACCTCGCAAGGCGGCGTGGCCTTGATCTTGCAAAACGGACTCGGCGTCGAACGCGACGTCGCGGAACTTCTGGGCGACCAACGCGTCTTCGGCGGTTGCTGTTTTCTGTGCAGCAACAAAGTCGGACCGGGGCACATCCGCCACATCGACTACGGACGCATCGTCTTCGGCCCCTATCAAAACTCCCCGGAGACGTTGTCCAAGGCCGAACAGATTTGTGGCGAGATGACTGCGGCGGGCATCGAAGTTCAAACCTCGGACGATCTGAACATGGTGCGTTGGCGAAAGTTGATGTGGAACATCCCCTTCAACGGGCTGTCGGTGGCGTTGGATGCATCGACCGACAAATTGATCGGCAACGAGACGTCGGTCCAATTGATCCGCGACATCATCACCGAAGTCCATCGGGCGGCGATCGCCTGCGGTGCGTCGATCGATTCGACGTGGATCGAAAAGACGATCGACCACACGCGAACGATGAAGCCCTATGATAGCAGCATGCGTCTGGACTACCTGGCGGGGCGAACAATGGAGCTGCAGCGGATTCTCAAGACGCCGATCGACACGGCCAACGCCGCGGGCGTTGCGATGCCTAAGGTTGAGATGCTCTACCAGATGCTGAGTTTCATGGAGTCGGCGCGGCAAGCCGACGACCATTCCGAAGCGTAA